In the Dama dama isolate Ldn47 chromosome 13, ASM3311817v1, whole genome shotgun sequence genome, one interval contains:
- the BEGAIN gene encoding brain-enriched guanylate kinase-associated protein: MALQRINQELEDKLFRMGQHYEEEKRALSHEIVALNSHLLEAKVTIDKLSEDNELYRKDCSLAAQLLQCSQTYGRGHKMAELPAEFQERMNLHAEKPGCSLPAPLCRPAYADSVPPCVLAKVLEKPDPGSLSSHLSEASAQDLGFPEGLEKPGPRPPYKGDIYCSDTALYCPEERRRDRRPSVEGPGSDVGFLQAQNSTDSTAEEEEEEEEASEAGAAAYPASYRHEAFGGYAASLPTSSSYSSFSATSEEKEHAQASTLTASQQAIYLNSRDELFGRKPPVAYGSSPRYAAAAAAVATPLEAAVAPGFPRTVSPFPAEPFRFPLSPGPQPALMPPNLWNLRAKPGSARLVAGAGRGQWRPLSVDDIGAYPFPAAAAAPAPSLASPSGFNDRYFGARGGPGENAEGRASPLYASYKADSFSEGDDLSQGHLVEPRYLRAAGDLSLSPGRSADPLPSYAASEGDRERLGVQLLGASGSPEPELSLRSSRDSLEPSSMEASPEMHPGARLSPQPAFPRAGSSGLSRKDSLTKAQLYGTLLN; the protein is encoded by the exons ATGGCGCTGCAGAGGATCAACCAGGAGCTGGAGGACAAGCTATTCCGCATG GGCCAGCACTATGAGGAAGAGAAACGAGCTCTCAGCCATGAGATTGTCGCCCTCAACAGCCACCTGCTGGAGGCCAAGGTGACCATTGACAAGCTGTCGGAGGACAAT GAGCTCTATCGGAAGGACTGCAGTCTCGCGGCACAGCTACTGCAATGCAGCCAGACCTACGGGAGGGGCCACAAGATGGCCGAG ctgCCCGCGGAGTTCCAGGAGCGCATGAACCTGCACGCGGAGAAGCCAGGCTGCAGCCTGCCCGCCCCGCTCTGCCGCCCGGCCTACGCTGACAGCGTGCCCCCCTGCGTGCTCGCCAAGGTGCTGGAGAAGCCGGACCCCGGCAGCCTGTCCTCCCACCTGTCGGAAGCCTCGGCCCAAGACCTGGGCTTCCCCGAAGGGCTGGAGAAGCCAGGGCCCCGGCCCCCCTACAAGGGGGACATCTACTGCAGCGACACGGCCCTCTACTGCCCTGAGGAGCGGCGCCGAGACCGGCGGCCCAGCGTGGAGGGGCCTGGGTCCGACGTGGGCTTCCTGCAGGCCCAGAATTCCACCGACAGCACGgccgaggaggaggaagaggaggaggaagcttCCGAGGCCGGCGCGGCAGCCTACCCCGCGAGCTACCGCCACGAGGCCTTCGGCGGCTATGCGGCCTCGCTGCCCACGTCCAGCTCCTACTCCAGCTTCAGCGCCACATCCGAGGAGAAGGAGCACGCCCAGGCCAGCACGCTGACCGCCTCGCAGCAGGCCATCTACCTGAATAGCCGCGACGAGCTCTTTGGCCGCAAGCCGCCCGTGGCCTACGGGAGCAGCCCGCGCTACGCGGCTGCCGCAGCTGCGGTGGCCACCCCACTGGAGGCCGCGGTGGCTCCGGGGTTCCCCAGGACTGTGTCGCCGTTCCCCGCCGAGCCCTTCCGCTTCCCGCTCTCCCCGGGCCCCCAGCCTGCCCTGATGCCCCCCAACCTGTGGAACCTGCGGGCCAAGCCCGGGTCCGCCCGGCTGGTCGCAGGGGCTGGGCGCGGCCAGTGGCGCCCGCTGAGCGTGGACGACATCGGCGCCTACCCCTTTCCGGCCGCGGCCGcggcccctgcccccagcctcgcCTCGCCCAGCGGCTTCAATGACCGCTACTTTGGGGCCCGAGGTGGCCCCGGCGAGAACGCCGAGGGCCGCGCCAGCCCCCTCTATGCCAGCTACAAGGCCGATAGTTTCTCGGAGGGCGATGACCTCTCCCAGGGCCACCTGGTCGAGCCCCGCTACCTCCGGGCGGCCGGTGACCTGAGCCTTAGCCCTGGCCGCTCGGCCGACCCCCTGCCCAGCTACGCAGCCAGTGAGGGGGACCGTGAGCGGCTCGGGGTGCAGCTCCTCGGGGCAAGTGGCAGCCCTGAGCCCGAGCTCAGCCTCCGCAGCTCCAGGGACTCCCTGGAGCCCAGCTCCATGGAGGCCTCCCCAGAGATGCACCCCGGTGCCCGCCTCAGCCCCCAGCCTGCCTTCCCTCGGGCGGGCAGCTCGGGGCTCAGCCGCAAGGACAGCCTCACGAAAGCCCAGCTCTACGGAACCCTGCTCAACTGA